From Alkalicoccobacillus plakortidis:
CTTGCTCGCTCATTAATGCATTGGTTATGCCTGGATTTCCCTGCACCAGATGAACCTAATAGCGCAATCGTTTTTCCTTCAATTAAATAATCTGTTAGCTGTTCCATACCATCCCCGGTAATAGAGCTTAATGCATGTATCGCGACCCCAGGACAAGCCGCAGCAACTTCCTGGATATAGGAATCAAGATCATGACATAGATCTTTTTTACTTAACAGTACAACTGGGCTTGCTCCACTCTCATAGGCTAATAACACATATCGTTCGATTCTTCGTGGGTTAAAGTCTTTAGTTAAGGCCGTAACAATCATAAGTGTATCTACATTTACAGCGACCAATTGCTCTTCGTAAGTTAAGCCTGCTGCCTTCCGACTAAACTGGCTCGTTCTACTAAGTACTTTATGAATAATGGCTTTCCCTTCATCGACTCTTGCTGATACGGCTACCCAATCGCCAACTGCAGGATAATCAGCCCGTTCTAACGCTTCAAACGCAAATTTCCCCGAGACCTCACTGAGCAACTCACCGTCACTTGTCATGACTCGGTACATCCGTTTATGTTCTAGAACAACTCTTCCAGGTAAGCATTCTGATAGTTGAAGTTGATCCCATTCCTGTTGTCTTTCGTTTGTCCAACCAAATTGATGAATATTCAGTTTAATCGTCCCCTTTTATTTTTGATTAATCAAAAAAAGACCGCGGTTAACCGCAGTCTTCGTTTTACGTGTAGCTACGGACAAGTTGCAGCCCATCGCATACATGAAAAATCATCTTTATAAAAAGGTCCGATTTGTCCTGAAGCTTACATGGGCTGCTTTATGAAGTTACCGTTAATTACCATTAAGTTTGTCATAAAGCATCCCCTCCTCAGTTGTTTTTAATATCATACTGTATTTTTACGTACTCGACAAGCAGAACAATTAAATTTATGCTAATTTAATAATGAAAGGAGGTCTCAGGGTATGGAGACCGAAGAATTACGTATATTTAACAAGCAAGGTGAAACAATTGGGGTTAAACCTAGATCTATTGTGCACGAGCATGGTTTTTGGCATGAAACATTCCATTGCTGGATGATTGGTTCGATAAACAATACATACTATGTAGATTTACAATTTAGAAGTCCGGATAAAAAAGACTTTCCGTCAAAATTTGATATTTCTGCAGCTGGTCACTTACTTAGTCATGAATCAAAAAAAGATGGTGTCCGAGAGTTACATGAAGAGATTGGTATAAAAGCAACCTTTGATGAGTTAATAAGCGTAGGCACTCTATCAGATACGATTACAACTGCGACTATGATAGATAACGAGTTTTGCCACGTTTTTCTCTACAGTGAGCTCCCAAAAAGAATGGATGAGTATCAGGTACAAACAGAAGAAGTTGGTGGCATGTTTCGCGTGCCCTGGTCCACCTTTAAGAAAGTGCTTAACGACCCAGAATACTCAGTCGTTACAGATGGATTTTTAATCAAAACAGATCAAACGATTCAATTCTCAACTCAGCCATTAACTAAAAATAATCTCGTCCCACATAGTGATTCATACTTTCAAACGTTAATCAAAGCAGTAGATCTATATATTGCCACTTCTCAAGAGTGAAGTGAACCAGCCGCAGTTTCTTTTGCCGCTCCCGATTCTTCTAACAAATGACACGCTGCGAAATGACCCTGCTTCCACTCTTTTAGCGATGGTATTGATTCAGCGCAAACATCCATGGCATAGGCACAGCGCGTACGGAACACACAGCCACTAGGAGGATCAATGGGACTCGGCAGCTCTCCTTTTAGAATAATCCGTTCTCGACTATCCTCTACGTCAGGATCAGGGATCGGAATAGCAGAAAGTAACGCCTGTGTATATGGATGAAGCGGATCCGCATATAGTGAGTCACTATCTGTTAGTTCAACAATTTGTCCGAGGTACATAACAGCAATTCGATCACTGATGTGTTTGACCATCGATAAATCATGCGCTATGAATAAATAAGTTAGTCCTCTTTCTTTTTGTAGCTTTTTTAATAAATTGACCACCTGTGCTTGGATAGAAACATCTAGGGCAGATATTGGTTCATCAGCGATGATGAACTCAGGCTCAAGTGCTAGTGCGCGGGCAATGCCTATTCGCTGTCTTTGCCCACCACTAAATTCATGTGGGTAACGCCCGGCATGCTCTTCATTTAGACCAACCGTGCGCAATAGCTCATGCACTCGCTCTTTTCTTTTTTTTCCTTTATTTAAGCCCTGTATATCCATCCCCTCTGCAATACTGTCCAGTACTGTCGCACGCGGGTTTAATGAGGCATATGGATCCTGAAAGATCATCTGCATTTGACGGGTTAGTTGCTTCTTTTCATTCTCCGTTGCTTCAAAAACGTTCAGACCATTAAACGTGACTTCACCTGCTGTTTTCTGATATAGACGGATCAGCGTTCTTCCTAAGGTAGACTTCCCGCATCCTGATTCTCCAACTAATCCAAAGGTCTCTCCTTTTTTAATTGAGAAGGAAACGTCGTTCACTGCTTTTAATGTCTGACCTTTGCCAACAGAAAAGTGTTTCTTTAAATGAGATACAACAAGCAAATCTTCTGTTTTCCTCTCAGACACCTCAACTCACACTCCTACTCTAAATTAAGTCCAGTACCTTCTTGAGAGGCAATGTTCTTTTTTATATGTTCCAGTAATCTCAACCTCTTCAACACTTTTTCCGGTTTTTGGTGCATGAATCATACTCCCATTACCTGCATACATCGCAACATGATGGACACGGCCTGCTCCTTCTTCATAGGCAAAATAAAGTAAATCACCTGGTTGTAAATCCTCTGGTTGAACCTCTACTCCTTGCAGTGCTTGCTCCGATGCATCTCTAGGTATGGTCAGCCCAAATGCTCGATGCAATTGATAAACAAAACCAGAACAATCGAAGCCAAAGCCACTCATGCCTGCCCAAAGATAAGGCAATGTAAGAAATTGTCTGCCCATTTGAACAAGCTCTTCACCTGACTCTGGTGAAATACATTCATTCGGGTAGACCACACGAATATCCTCATTTTTCAGCCTACCTTTACCAATCGGAGTCTGAACGACTACCCATGTAGCATCTGAATCAATAATCGGAAGGCGTGTTTGAAAACTAATTTCCATACATTTCTCATGATCCATATGATAGAGCCAGGCTGTCTGTGACACAACAAAGGCAAGTGGTGCAGTTTCATACATTTGCGGGACTGCCTCAAGCTGCTTGACGGGTATCCATCCGGGATATCCAAGCTCTGATTTTATAGTAGGCTGATCAATGACACGCACTTCTGCCCAAGCCATCCCTTTCACTCTTTTTTACGACCTCTTGACCAAATAGGACTTGTGTCTGGGCCCGATTTGATGTGCACAAATCTAGTCGTTGATCATAGGTTAGATTTTTTAGCCAGTCACGTATCTCAACTGGGTATCTCAGCGTTGGTTGATCGATCTCCCGAATAGAGTTTGGATTCGTCCAAATGGTTGCTACCGCCGTACGTACAGCACATCGTTCCATTTTTTAACCTCCTTTTACTCCAGGTTCTATTACGATCCTCTTTTGATTAAAGCTTATCGTTCCATTTACTCCTAGTGGAATGGAAACGGTTGGAGTACAATGTCCTATTTGAAGACCTGTTATGGCAGGTGTATCTGCTAATGTAATGTGGTGAGTTAACACGTCGGTAATGGAGAGCGAATTCTGCCTTTTTACTGGTGTACACTGATGAAAATCTCCAACAAGAATCGCCTTAGCTTCTTGTAGTTTTCCAAGCCATTCTTAGTTGGTTTAACATGCGATCCAAGCGGTAGGGCTCCTCACCTACATCTTCAATAAACAAAATTTTATCCGTTGTATCTATTTCAAAATCTGTGCCGAGTGTACTGGTTAACAGGGTAAGGTTGCCTCCAATAATAGGTGCTGTCACCTCATCCTGTACTTGACCTATAACCTGAAGTGTTGAAACACTCTCATCATAGGTGATCGTCATCGGTTTAAAGACTTGATGTAGAAATCGTTCTGTAAAAGGATGAATGTCCCCACCCAAATCACTACTCATCATTGGACCATGAAATGTGACAAGTCCCGTTTGCTGATAAATGGTTTGATGTAAAAACGTTGCATCACTATATCCCCAGAAAATCTTCGGGTTTTTTCGTATAATCTCAAAATCAAGATGTTCAACAACTCTTGCTGAACCATACCCTCCATATGCACAAAAAACACCTTTTATTTCTTCATCTTGAAACATATGTAGGAGGTCCTGAGCTCGTGCTAAATCTGTACCAGCCAAATATCCATATTCATTTGATACAGAGTCTCCGACCTTAATATTCAATCCGTATTTTTTATAATGGCTGATACCTTGCTGTAACCGAATTGGATCTGGTGGACTTGAAGGAGCAATGATTCCAATCGTATCGCCTTGCTTTAGTGGAGCTTGTTTCATCTTCTCTTCCTCCCGGTTAGATAGTCAAAAGGGTCCAGTTTCCCAGACCCTCCTGTTTAACCTATTGGATACTCGCCCATTTTAATTCAATGTAACCAACTGGATGACGGATGATCCCACTGACTTCATCAGCTTGTAATAAAGGCTGATTATAAAAGTAGATCGGGAAAATAGGTGCTTCTTTCATTAAGATCTCTTCAGCCTGATGCATCATTTCAAAGCGTGTTTGCTCGTCAGCTTCTGATTTTGCAGCGGCAATAAGATCATCATACTCATCATTGCTCCACCCTGTTCGATTCATAGAGCTACCTGTAACAAAGCTCTCCAAATAGTTAATTGGATCGGCAAAGTCCGCAATAAAGGACGAACGAGAGAACTGCATTTCTAAATTCTGTTGAGCTTCAAGAAACACATTCCATTCGGTGTTAGCAAGGGTAACATCTACATCAAGATTCGTTTTGAACATATCTTGAAGAACCTCTGCAATTAACTTATGCTCATCACTTGTGTTATAAGACAATGTGATATCAGGAAGCTCTGAATATCCTTCTTCCTCCATACCTTCTTCAAGTAATGAATTGGCTTCTTCTGGATCAAAGCTTAGCAGGTCTCCACCAACATCTCGGAAATCTTCTCCTGATGGTTCAGGGAACCCATTAGCCACAAATCCATGCGCTGCATTTTCGTTTCGTTTTGTCACGTAATCCACAATTTCCTGTTGATCTACAGCCATTGAGAAGGCTTTACGAATCTTTTCATTTTGGAACGGTTCCATCTCTACATTAAAACGATAGAAATACGTACCAGACTGATCCTCAAAATGAACATCTCCATCCGCAATCAACTGCTCTGCAAGTTCAGTAGGAATAGATGAGGTGTGGAGATCACCCGTTTCGAACATTTGATATTCTGTGTTGCGGTCACTTACCATTTCCCAAACAACACCATCTAATTGGACTGAATCAACATCCCAATACTCTTCATTTTTATCCATTGTTAAATTTGAATTATGGTTCCAACCCGTCAAGGCAAACGGACCATTTCCGACAAATGTATCCGCTTCGGCTGCCAAGCTATCATCCTCTTCAACGGTTGCCTGATGCACTGGGAAAAAGGCAGGATTGGAAATGATACTTAGGAAATATGCCTGTGGGCTGTTTAGAGTGACTTCAAGTGTCTTATCATCTACTGCTGAAACAGCCATATCATCAGCGGAACCTTCTCCACTATTATATGCGCTAGCTCCTTCGATTAAGTCCGTTAAAAAGGCTGCGTCTGCTGCCGTTTCAGGATCCGCTAATCGCTTCCAGGCAAATTCAAAATCATTTGCGGTTACCGGTTCACCATTGGACCAGTTTGCATCTTCACGAATGGTAAATGTGTAGGTAAGTCCGTCATCAGACACTTCCAAGCTCTCTGCAGTTGCCTCTTCTGGCTCATGTGTATCACCTAATCTCGTCAAGCCTTCCATCAAGTTATTCAAGATGTTATATGAAACATTGTCAAATGCCTTCGTTGAATCGAGTGACGTCGGTTCGTTCTCATTATTCAAGCGCAGGATATTGTCACTAGAGCCACCACCCTCGGCCGTTCCTTCATCTGTGGTTTCTCCGTCGTCTGTCCCACTGTCTGAATCAGTACCACCTGTTGTTGTACAGGCTGCAAGCATCACCATAAGTCCAAACATGACGATCAACATTAGTAACGATTTTTTCATAACACTGCCTCCTTTAAAAGATGGTTTATTTAGACCGATTTTCGAAGCATCGGTAGTTCCTCATCACCAAACGCTTGTCTTGCGCGAGCATCCTGTAACCAGCAAGCTACATAGTGCTGCGTGTTAGCTTCAACTCGAGCAGGATCATATTCCGTACAAACATCCATTGCATATTCACACCGATCAGCAAACGCACAACCAGTTGGTGGGGAAAATAGATCTGGTGGTGTGCCCGCAATCGGAACTAACGGAACATGGCGATCCGCATCCATTCGAGGAACAGAATGCAACAAACCTCGCGTATAAGGATGCTGCGCCTGATAAAATAAATCTCTGCGATTGCCTTCTTCCACCACCTTACCCGCGTACATCACTTGAATACGATCAGCAAGCTGAGCCACCACTCCTAAGTCATGGGTGATCATAATAATCGCTACACCCATTTTCTTTTGAATATCTTTAAACAAATCGAGAATCTGAGCTTGAATCGTGACATCAAGGGCGGTTGTTGGTTCATCAGCAATCAAAATCTCCGGATCGCACATTAAGGCCATCGCAATCATAATCCTCTGCCTCATTCCTCCACTGAATTGGTGAGGAAACTGTTTTAGTCGTTCTTTTGCATTTGAAATCCCAACTAAATCAAGCATAGACAGTGCTCTTTTTCCCGCTTCCTTTTGAGACAGCTTCTGATGTCTAATTAGCCCTTCCGTTAATTGATCACCAATCGTTAAAGTTGGATTCAATGACGTCATTGGATCCTGAAAAATCATCGAGATCTCCCTCCCACGTATTGAGCGCATCTTTTTCTGAGAATACGAGAGCATATTTTCACCTTTAAAAAGAATCTCTCCACTTAGGATCTTGCCGGGAGGTTCCGCGATTAATCGCATGATGCTTTGAGCTGTCACACTTTTACCGCAGCCACTCTCCCCAACAATAGCCAGAGTCTCTCCTTTTTCGATCGATAGATTCACACCTCGAACAGCATGTACACGTCCCCCATATGTATCAAATGAAACATGTAGATTTCTCACATCTAGCAATTTTTCGCTCATTGAATCTTACCTCCTTAACTTAGGATCTAGCGCATCCTGGAGCCCATCTCCAAGCACATTAAACGCAAACATCGTAATGGATATGAAGAAAGCCGGGAAAAACAACCTCCACCACGTGCCAGATGTTAAGGTTCCAAGTGCGTCCTCAGCCATCACTCCCCAACTGGCAAATGGAGCTTGCACACCTAATCCAAGGAAGCTAAGAAAAGCCTCGGCAAAAATAGCGGTTGGTACCGTTAATGTCATTTGTACAATAATGGCTCCAACGGCATTTGGAAGTAATGCTTTTCGGATAATATGACTTGCCTTGCCTCCCAACGTTCTTGATGCTAGGACATACTCATTGGTCTTTATTTGAAGAACTTGTCCGCGGACAATACGTGCCATACCTACCCAACCCGTTACTGTTAACGCGACTATAATCGTGAACAAACCTGGTCCCATCACAACCATTAACAGGATGACAACTAATAGATACGGAAGTCCATACAGCACTTCTACCACTCTCATCATGGCATTATCAGTGCGACCTCCCTTATATCCCGAGATTCCTCCGTAGATAATGCCAATGACACAGTCAATTAACGCAGCCATAAATCCTACAAACAAACTAATTCTCGCACCGTACCAGGTTCGTGCAAACATATCGCGCCCCAGACTATCGGTTCCAAACCAGTGATCCATCGATGGTGGTTGATTGGCATTGGTACGGAGCTGAGTCGTGACACTATGAGGACTGATCATCGGTCCGATAATTGCCATTACAATTAATAAAATCATGACAATGAGTCCGGTCATCGCCAACTTATTTTTTCTTAAGCTCATCCATGCGGCTTGCCAATAGCTGACCGATGGACGAACCACTCGTTCTGCTTTTGTGCTATCTTGCTTTCTTTTTTGAAATAACTCATCAGGAATTGATTGTTCAGTACGCTGCATCAGCTCACTCCTCCTTCTTGTGGAGCTTAATTCGCGGATCAAGAATTCCGTACAGAACATCAACAATCAGTAGCATAATCATCAATATGCCACTATAAAAAATCGTTGTACCCATAATGACCGGATAATCTCTGCTGTTAATGCTCTCTACGAAGTAACGTCCCATACCTGGTATCGCAAAAATTTTCTCAATCACAAAGCTACCTGTTAAGATCGAAGCTACTAGTGTGCCTAGTATCGTGACAACGGGCAGCAATGCATTTCGCAATGCATGCTTCACTACAATTTTAAAAGGAGAAATGCCCTTCGCTTTTGCCGTTCGAATATAATCCTGCGTCAGCACCTCCACCATACTTGAACGTGTTAAACGAGCGATAATTGCCATCGGAGTTGTGCCGAGAGCCAAGGCTGGCAAAATCATATGCTTCCAACTCGCCCACGTTCCAACTGGCAGCAACCTCCACTGGCCAGCAACTTGATAGATTAAGAGTGTTGCTAAAATAAAATTTGGAACTGAAATGCCAATAACCGCAAACGTCATCATGCCATAATCGATGACTCCATTCCGCCTAAGGGCTGCGAGAATGCCCAATGTGATACCAGAAATAATCGCCACAATCAACGCTGCAATACCAAGTTCAAGTGAAACAGGAAAACCGCGTGAAATTAACTCATTCACAGTCGTAGGAGATTGCTTAATCGAAGGACCAAAATCAAACTGTGCCAACGATTTCAAATAATCAAAATATCTTATGTATAGTGGATCATTTAGACCAAAATGCTCCGCCATATTTGCTTGAACAGCAGCATTTGTTGTCTGCTCCGTGTTAAGGGGAGATCCCGGTACCGCATGCATCAGGATAAACGTTAATGTGATAATGACCCACATCGTCACAATCATCCCAAGCACCCTTTTTCCTATATATTTGAGCATGATTCAACCACCTTTTTCAGCAGAAAGCTGTCCTCATCGCTAGCTCCGTCATAACAAGCATCGCTCGATAAGCTTCAAGAATATCTTTCGCTTGAAAACGAACCGTTGTTGTTCCATCCTCAATTTCAGCCCCTGGCATTAACGCGGCCCACTCCGCCTGTCCATAATTCGTAAACTCAATTCGTAGCAGTGGCTTTTCCGGTGGAATGAGAGGTTTGACCTTATTTCGTTTGTGCAAAGCCTCCTTTGTTTTCTGCTTAAGCAGTTCTCCTGCCTTTTGAGGAGTCAAACAAATAGCTGATGACCTTGACTGCTGCTCCTTCACAATAGCTGTAGTGACATTTGGAATGAGTGCCTCTGCCTCCTTCGCTGTCTCATCATCCCCACTGACCATAAGAACAGGTACACCATAATAACCTGCCACATAGGCGTTAAACCCCATCTCACCTATTTCATGATCGTTAATGTACATCGTGCGAACACCAAAGATCATCGTATGGCTCATAACTCCTTTTTGAGAGGCTCTCGCATGATAACCAAGAAAAAAAGCACCACTATATTCTTCATTTAGACCTTGTACCATTGAATATGGTTTTACATCTCCTGAAATCAGTTTTGCTTCTGTATGTATCTCTTCAATTAATAAATTGTTCATCTTTGAATGACTATCATTCACAATGATTTCCTTACCGCCTAATTGCAGAGCCTCCTCTATCACATGATTTGCTTCCTCCGTCATTAGTGATTGCCCTCGTCTATAATGCCGCTTGGACGAATCAACAAACTGTTCATCAGCAAAGCCAGATATTCCTTCCATATCAATAGATAAATAGAGTTTCATAGCATCCTCCCTGTTAAATAACTTCCAGTACGTTTCCTCATTATCAAAGAAATCAGACAAATTTGAAAGTCTTTCGTGAGGAAATATGACATAAACTAGCAGATAGAATTCGATTGAAAGCGTTTACTTCAATAAGTATACCTGTTCCTTTATTTGGATTTCAACCTCTTTCTGAGCCGTCAGCGAAAACGACTCAGTTTAAACAAATCAATTGGGTGAAGCAATGGTTGTTCTAACGCCATCTGACTTAAAAGTTTGCCAATGACACTCGCAAACTTAAACCCGTGCCCCGAGAAACCACCCGCAAACATAATGTGAGGGTGATCAGGATGCCAATCTACGATAAAATCTTCGTCTGGAGATTGATC
This genomic window contains:
- the rsgA gene encoding GTPase RsgA, producing the protein MTSDGELLSEVSGKFAFEALERADYPAVGDWVAVSARVDEGKAIIHKVLSRTSQFSRKAAGLTYEEQLVAVNVDTLMIVTALTKDFNPRRIERYVLLAYESGASPVVLLSKKDLCHDLDSYIQEVAAACPGVAIHALSSITGDGMEQLTDYLIEGKTIALLGSSGAGKSRHNQCINERASAKGKRNKSDR
- a CDS encoding ABC transporter ATP-binding protein, which codes for MSEKLLDVRNLHVSFDTYGGRVHAVRGVNLSIEKGETLAIVGESGCGKSVTAQSIMRLIAEPPGKILSGEILFKGENMLSYSQKKMRSIRGREISMIFQDPMTSLNPTLTIGDQLTEGLIRHQKLSQKEAGKRALSMLDLVGISNAKERLKQFPHQFSGGMRQRIMIAMALMCDPEILIADEPTTALDVTIQAQILDLFKDIQKKMGVAIIMITHDLGVVAQLADRIQVMYAGKVVEEGNRRDLFYQAQHPYTRGLLHSVPRMDADRHVPLVPIAGTPPDLFSPPTGCAFADRCEYAMDVCTEYDPARVEANTQHYVACWLQDARARQAFGDEELPMLRKSV
- a CDS encoding NUDIX hydrolase, producing the protein METEELRIFNKQGETIGVKPRSIVHEHGFWHETFHCWMIGSINNTYYVDLQFRSPDKKDFPSKFDISAAGHLLSHESKKDGVRELHEEIGIKATFDELISVGTLSDTITTATMIDNEFCHVFLYSELPKRMDEYQVQTEEVGGMFRVPWSTFKKVLNDPEYSVVTDGFLIKTDQTIQFSTQPLTKNNLVPHSDSYFQTLIKAVDLYIATSQE
- a CDS encoding ABC transporter ATP-binding protein; this encodes MSERKTEDLLVVSHLKKHFSVGKGQTLKAVNDVSFSIKKGETFGLVGESGCGKSTLGRTLIRLYQKTAGEVTFNGLNVFEATENEKKQLTRQMQMIFQDPYASLNPRATVLDSIAEGMDIQGLNKGKKRKERVHELLRTVGLNEEHAGRYPHEFSGGQRQRIGIARALALEPEFIIADEPISALDVSIQAQVVNLLKKLQKERGLTYLFIAHDLSMVKHISDRIAVMYLGQIVELTDSDSLYADPLHPYTQALLSAIPIPDPDVEDSRERIILKGELPSPIDPPSGCVFRTRCAYAMDVCAESIPSLKEWKQGHFAACHLLEESGAAKETAAGSLHS
- a CDS encoding peptide ABC transporter substrate-binding protein, translated to MKKSLLMLIVMFGLMVMLAACTTTGGTDSDSGTDDGETTDEGTAEGGGSSDNILRLNNENEPTSLDSTKAFDNVSYNILNNLMEGLTRLGDTHEPEEATAESLEVSDDGLTYTFTIREDANWSNGEPVTANDFEFAWKRLADPETAADAAFLTDLIEGASAYNSGEGSADDMAVSAVDDKTLEVTLNSPQAYFLSIISNPAFFPVHQATVEEDDSLAAEADTFVGNGPFALTGWNHNSNLTMDKNEEYWDVDSVQLDGVVWEMVSDRNTEYQMFETGDLHTSSIPTELAEQLIADGDVHFEDQSGTYFYRFNVEMEPFQNEKIRKAFSMAVDQQEIVDYVTKRNENAAHGFVANGFPEPSGEDFRDVGGDLLSFDPEEANSLLEEGMEEEGYSELPDITLSYNTSDEHKLIAEVLQDMFKTNLDVDVTLANTEWNVFLEAQQNLEMQFSRSSFIADFADPINYLESFVTGSSMNRTGWSNDEYDDLIAAAKSEADEQTRFEMMHQAEEILMKEAPIFPIYFYNQPLLQADEVSGIIRHPVGYIELKWASIQ
- a CDS encoding C40 family peptidase yields the protein MAWAEVRVIDQPTIKSELGYPGWIPVKQLEAVPQMYETAPLAFVVSQTAWLYHMDHEKCMEISFQTRLPIIDSDATWVVVQTPIGKGRLKNEDIRVVYPNECISPESGEELVQMGRQFLTLPYLWAGMSGFGFDCSGFVYQLHRAFGLTIPRDASEQALQGVEVQPEDLQPGDLLYFAYEEGAGRVHHVAMYAGNGSMIHAPKTGKSVEEVEITGTYKKEHCLSRRYWT
- a CDS encoding M55 family metallopeptidase encodes the protein MKLYLSIDMEGISGFADEQFVDSSKRHYRRGQSLMTEEANHVIEEALQLGGKEIIVNDSHSKMNNLLIEEIHTEAKLISGDVKPYSMVQGLNEEYSGAFFLGYHARASQKGVMSHTMIFGVRTMYINDHEIGEMGFNAYVAGYYGVPVLMVSGDDETAKEAEALIPNVTTAIVKEQQSRSSAICLTPQKAGELLKQKTKEALHKRNKVKPLIPPEKPLLRIEFTNYGQAEWAALMPGAEIEDGTTTVRFQAKDILEAYRAMLVMTELAMRTAFC
- a CDS encoding ABC transporter permease translates to MLKYIGKRVLGMIVTMWVIITLTFILMHAVPGSPLNTEQTTNAAVQANMAEHFGLNDPLYIRYFDYLKSLAQFDFGPSIKQSPTTVNELISRGFPVSLELGIAALIVAIISGITLGILAALRRNGVIDYGMMTFAVIGISVPNFILATLLIYQVAGQWRLLPVGTWASWKHMILPALALGTTPMAIIARLTRSSMVEVLTQDYIRTAKAKGISPFKIVVKHALRNALLPVVTILGTLVASILTGSFVIEKIFAIPGMGRYFVESINSRDYPVIMGTTIFYSGILMIMLLIVDVLYGILDPRIKLHKKEE
- a CDS encoding ABC transporter permease — translated: MQRTEQSIPDELFQKRKQDSTKAERVVRPSVSYWQAAWMSLRKNKLAMTGLIVMILLIVMAIIGPMISPHSVTTQLRTNANQPPSMDHWFGTDSLGRDMFARTWYGARISLFVGFMAALIDCVIGIIYGGISGYKGGRTDNAMMRVVEVLYGLPYLLVVILLMVVMGPGLFTIIVALTVTGWVGMARIVRGQVLQIKTNEYVLASRTLGGKASHIIRKALLPNAVGAIIVQMTLTVPTAIFAEAFLSFLGLGVQAPFASWGVMAEDALGTLTSGTWWRLFFPAFFISITMFAFNVLGDGLQDALDPKLRR